In Rhodospirillum rubrum ATCC 11170, a genomic segment contains:
- a CDS encoding ABC transporter ATP-binding protein: protein MIRIDDLSHAYPGRRGKPARLALRDLTLGVAEGSFTILAGPNGSGKSTLFRILCGLCLPSSGRVRIGGHDLLAAPAAARALMSVVFQSPAVDKQLSVAENLALHGRLYGLSGKALAARRDEALAWSGLEGRLGDRVGTLSGGLARQVELAKCLLTYPRVLLLDEPTSGLDPAARRAFLDALTAIQRQRKMTVLMTSHVFSEAEDADKVAILRDGDLLAHDSPAALRRQLGRDMLVVTARDAEALAPRLGQTLGLAVSRHGAEIRIEAIPASGPVPLIDAILSAFRGDIQSIAVRQPTLEDVFIHITGTTASRPRPGSVSAASVEAAQ, encoded by the coding sequence ATGATTCGCATCGACGATCTTTCCCACGCCTACCCCGGCCGCCGGGGAAAGCCCGCGCGCCTCGCTTTGCGCGATCTGACGCTTGGCGTCGCCGAGGGCAGCTTCACCATTTTGGCCGGTCCCAACGGCAGCGGCAAATCGACGCTGTTTCGCATCCTCTGCGGCCTGTGCCTGCCCAGCAGCGGGCGGGTGCGCATCGGCGGCCACGACCTGCTGGCCGCCCCGGCCGCGGCCAGGGCGCTGATGTCGGTGGTTTTCCAGTCGCCCGCCGTCGACAAGCAACTGTCGGTGGCCGAAAACCTCGCCCTGCATGGCCGGCTTTACGGCCTGTCGGGCAAGGCCCTGGCCGCCCGACGCGACGAGGCCCTGGCCTGGAGCGGGCTGGAGGGTCGCCTTGGCGACCGGGTCGGCACGCTGTCGGGAGGGCTCGCCCGTCAGGTCGAGCTGGCCAAATGCCTGCTGACCTATCCGCGCGTGCTGTTGCTCGACGAACCGACCAGCGGTCTTGATCCGGCGGCGCGCCGGGCCTTTCTCGATGCCCTGACCGCCATTCAGCGCCAGCGCAAGATGACCGTGCTGATGACCAGCCATGTGTTCTCGGAAGCCGAGGACGCCGATAAGGTGGCGATCTTGCGCGATGGCGACTTGCTGGCCCATGACAGCCCGGCGGCCCTGCGCCGCCAGCTTGGCCGCGACATGCTGGTGGTCACGGCGCGGGACGCCGAGGCCCTGGCCCCGCGCCTGGGGCAAACGCTTGGCCTCGCCGTCAGCCGTCACGGCGCGGAAATCCGCATCGAGGCCATCCCGGCCAGCGGACCGGTGCCGCTGATCGACGCCATCTTGTCCGCCTTCCGCGGCGATATCCAAAGCATCGCCGTCCGCCAGCCGACGCTGGAGGACGTCTTCATCCACATCACCGGAACCACCGCTTCCCGGCCCCGGCCCGGATCGGTTTCCGCCGCGTCCGTCGAGGCCGCCCAATGA
- a CDS encoding ABC transporter permease, with protein sequence MTALSTPLSDPPRVSVPSVAFALAKREFTRFVRQPARLAGSIGQPLLFWLVLGSGLSPSFRPTGMAAMSYTEYFYPGMLLMMVLFASVFSTITVIEDRDQGFLQGVLVAPVSRLAIVLGKVGGAAAIALFQSIVLLCAAPVLGFSTGPLGYLLILVTLTLLSLGFTGLGFLTAWGMASTSGFHAVMMLVLMPLWFLSGALFPVQGVPAVLEGLMMINPVTHGMTILRAPFYEAPGALLSDGSYLGSLAVVALWVVLALGASAWRVGRRERGAPSPS encoded by the coding sequence ATGACCGCCCTGTCCACCCCCCTCTCCGACCCGCCCCGGGTGTCCGTGCCCTCGGTGGCATTCGCCCTCGCCAAGCGCGAATTCACCCGCTTCGTGCGCCAGCCCGCCCGGCTGGCCGGCTCGATCGGCCAGCCCTTGCTGTTCTGGCTGGTCCTCGGCTCGGGCCTGTCGCCCAGCTTCCGCCCCACCGGCATGGCGGCGATGAGCTACACCGAGTATTTCTACCCCGGCATGCTGTTGATGATGGTGCTGTTCGCCAGCGTCTTTTCAACGATCACCGTGATCGAGGACCGCGACCAGGGATTCCTGCAAGGCGTTCTGGTCGCCCCGGTCTCGCGGCTGGCCATCGTGCTGGGCAAGGTCGGCGGCGCCGCCGCCATCGCCTTGTTCCAGTCGATCGTCTTGCTGTGCGCCGCGCCGGTGCTGGGCTTTTCCACCGGACCCTTGGGTTATCTGCTGATCCTGGTCACCCTGACCTTGCTGTCGCTCGGCTTCACCGGCCTGGGATTCCTGACCGCCTGGGGCATGGCCTCGACCAGCGGCTTCCATGCGGTGATGATGCTGGTGCTGATGCCGTTGTGGTTCCTGTCGGGGGCGCTGTTCCCGGTTCAGGGAGTTCCCGCCGTGCTCGAGGGGCTGATGATGATCAACCCGGTCACCCATGGCATGACCATCCTGCGCGCCCCCTTCTATGAGGCGCCGGGCGCCCTGCTGAGCGACGGCTCCTATCTGGGATCGCTGGCCGTCGTCGCGCTATGGGTGGTGCTGGCCCTGGGGGCTTCGGCCTGGCGGGTCGGCCGGCGCGAACGCGGGGCCCCTAGTCCTTCTTGA
- a CDS encoding sulfurtransferase TusA family protein: MTTQDPPAAADRAPLVLDARGLACPLPVLRARKMLNRMEPGALLEVLATDPGSIKDFAAFCRHTGDVLVESGQEDEVLRYLIRRRDDGAAGAVKKD; encoded by the coding sequence ATGACCACCCAAGACCCGCCCGCCGCCGCCGATCGGGCGCCCCTGGTTCTGGACGCCCGTGGGCTGGCTTGTCCGCTGCCGGTGCTGCGCGCGCGCAAGATGCTCAACCGCATGGAGCCCGGCGCCCTGCTCGAGGTTCTGGCGACCGATCCGGGGTCGATCAAGGATTTCGCCGCTTTCTGCCGCCATACCGGCGATGTTCTGGTGGAAAGCGGCCAGGAGGACGAGGTCTTGCGCTATCTGATCCGCCGCCGCGACGATGGGGCGGCCGGGGCGGTCAAGAAGGACTAG
- a CDS encoding rhodanese-like domain-containing protein, whose protein sequence is MSGFEVTIVDAESVIAWVKAGKVTVFDVREPEEFAAAHIEGAIPNPLSRFDASLIPTDSPVPVVLHCRSGVRCGHAADRLRASGFQGKINRMAGGIIAWQAAGGPVVSG, encoded by the coding sequence GTGTCCGGATTTGAAGTCACCATCGTCGACGCCGAAAGCGTCATCGCCTGGGTCAAGGCGGGCAAGGTCACCGTTTTCGATGTCCGCGAGCCCGAGGAATTCGCCGCCGCCCATATCGAAGGGGCGATTCCCAATCCCCTGTCGCGCTTCGACGCCTCGCTGATCCCCACCGACAGCCCGGTTCCCGTCGTCTTGCACTGCCGCAGCGGCGTGCGCTGCGGCCATGCCGCCGATCGCCTGCGGGCCAGCGGCTTCCAGGGCAAGATCAACCGCATGGCTGGCGGCATCATCGCTTGGCAAGCCGCCGGCGGTCCGGTGGTCAGCGGGTGA
- a CDS encoding universal stress protein, whose product MLLRKETAESQRASASWSAATQRTFLVVVDNSAEMRVALRYASRRAQNTGGRVALMIAIEQTEFEQWMFVGNLMREEAREGAEQSLQRHAAAVGAVSGERPSLFVREGDRIREVFKLVNEEPSISVLVLGVGADPNNPGPLVRELTGRQAGKLRVPVTLVPGGLSDAEIDALA is encoded by the coding sequence ATGTTGCTTCGTAAAGAGACCGCGGAAAGCCAGCGCGCCAGCGCCAGTTGGTCGGCGGCGACCCAGCGCACGTTCCTGGTTGTCGTCGACAACTCGGCCGAGATGCGGGTGGCGTTACGCTACGCCAGCCGCCGGGCGCAGAACACCGGCGGCCGGGTGGCGCTGATGATCGCCATCGAACAGACCGAATTCGAGCAATGGATGTTCGTTGGCAATCTGATGCGCGAAGAGGCCCGCGAGGGCGCCGAGCAAAGCTTGCAACGCCATGCCGCCGCCGTCGGCGCCGTAAGCGGCGAAAGGCCGTCGCTGTTCGTGCGCGAAGGCGACCGCATCCGCGAAGTGTTCAAGCTGGTCAACGAAGAGCCGTCGATTTCGGTGCTGGTGCTTGGCGTCGGCGCCGATCCCAATAATCCCGGCCCGCTGGTCCGCGAACTGACCGGCCGTCAGGCCGGCAAGCTGCGGGTTCCCGTGACCCTGGTGCCCGGTGGCCTGAGCGATGCCGAGATCGACGCCCTGGCCTGA
- a CDS encoding YbaN family protein produces the protein MTNGKRIALLALGHACVGLGVIGAFLPVVPTTPFLLLATWAYGQSSPRLRAWLWTHPRYGKAIRGWHEHGLISRRAKVLSIGAMACSVGITAWLIGTMTVVAIQAGVLVLVAAFIASRPEHPPAEHPPAESMMTKPPPASPAASPLITPPER, from the coding sequence GTGACCAACGGCAAGCGGATCGCCCTGCTGGCATTGGGCCATGCCTGCGTGGGTTTGGGGGTGATCGGCGCCTTTCTCCCCGTGGTGCCGACCACGCCGTTTCTTCTGCTCGCCACCTGGGCCTATGGACAATCAAGCCCGCGCCTGCGCGCTTGGCTATGGACCCATCCGCGCTATGGCAAGGCCATTCGCGGCTGGCATGAGCACGGGCTGATCAGCCGGCGGGCCAAGGTGCTCTCGATCGGGGCGATGGCCTGTTCGGTCGGCATCACGGCGTGGCTGATCGGCACTATGACCGTTGTGGCGATCCAGGCCGGGGTGCTGGTGCTGGTGGCGGCCTTCATCGCCAGCCGCCCCGAACACCCGCCCGCCGAACACCCGCCCGCCGAAAGCATGATGACCAAGCCTCCGCCAGCCTCCCCGGCCGCTTCCCCACTGATCACGCCGCCGGAGCGCTGA
- the otnI gene encoding 2-oxo-tetronate isomerase yields the protein MPRFAANLSTLFTDRPLEERFAAAAACGFRGVELQFPYTLAPERLGDLAAMNRLDVVLFNAPPGDWAAGERGLAALPGRQSEFRDSLEVVLPYVELAGCERVHVMAGVVAEDDWPVALETYVENLAYAADLFAERGVKVLIEAVNTEDMPGYFLSRPDDALQVIEEVGHKNLHVLYDFYHAQIVQGGLTDFLESNIERIAHVQVAGVPGRREPDANGEINWPYLFNLLDAHGFPGWVGCEYTPRAGTEAGLRWARDFGISAPAA from the coding sequence ATGCCACGCTTCGCGGCCAATCTTTCCACGCTCTTTACCGACCGCCCGCTCGAGGAGCGGTTCGCCGCCGCCGCGGCCTGCGGCTTTCGGGGGGTGGAGCTGCAGTTTCCCTATACCTTGGCCCCGGAACGGCTGGGCGATCTGGCGGCGATGAACCGGCTTGATGTCGTGCTCTTCAACGCCCCGCCGGGCGATTGGGCGGCCGGCGAGCGCGGCCTTGCCGCCCTGCCGGGCCGCCAGAGCGAGTTCCGCGACAGCCTGGAGGTCGTGCTGCCCTATGTGGAACTGGCCGGCTGCGAGCGCGTCCACGTGATGGCCGGGGTGGTCGCCGAGGACGACTGGCCCGTCGCCCTGGAAACCTATGTCGAAAATCTGGCCTATGCCGCCGATCTGTTCGCCGAGCGCGGTGTGAAGGTGCTGATCGAGGCGGTCAATACCGAGGACATGCCGGGCTATTTCCTGTCGCGTCCCGATGACGCCTTGCAGGTCATCGAAGAGGTCGGCCACAAGAACCTGCATGTGCTTTACGATTTTTATCACGCCCAGATCGTTCAGGGCGGGCTGACGGATTTTCTGGAATCCAACATCGAGCGCATCGCCCATGTCCAGGTCGCCGGGGTTCCCGGACGGCGCGAACCCGATGCCAATGGCGAGATCAACTGGCCCTATCTGTTCAATCTGCTCGATGCCCACGGCTTCCCCGGTTGGGTCGGCTGCGAGTACACCCCGCGCGCCGGCACCGAGGCCGGCCTGCGCTGGGCGCGGGATTTCGGGATCAGCGCTCCGGCGGCGTGA
- the hemN gene encoding oxygen-independent coproporphyrinogen III oxidase codes for MDGETNTLHPEASQASAISAKTQALASKYDLRLPRYTSYPTAPHFHGGVGAETYGQWLEALEPGSPASLYLHVAYCAEMCWFCGCHTRVTKRYDPVADYLDALLSESAMVAKRLSGPLKVTHVHFGGGTPTILTADDFVRTIDTLRADFGLADVAEIAVEMDPRTATLDYVKAMARAGVTRASIGVQDFKDDVQKAINRIQPIELVAQVIDWLRDNGISDINMDLVYGLPHQTTSSVLHTIDQAIAMAPRRVSLFGYAHVPWMKKHMRLIDEASLPDVPERWSQYLAATAHFQALGYVAVGLDHFAAPDDEMARALSEGILHRNFQGYTTDTAPALIGLGASGIGYLPQGYVANEGEIGAYKELIRGGSFATKRGIAVSTDDMVRRSVIERLMCDLAVDLGAVAREYGLPDDTFATELAAMDSLEGDGVLVREGGVVHITELGRPLVRAVCAKFDRYLKMGEQRHSRAV; via the coding sequence ATGGACGGCGAGACGAACACCCTGCATCCCGAGGCGTCCCAGGCCAGTGCGATCAGCGCCAAGACCCAGGCCCTGGCGTCGAAATACGATCTGCGTCTGCCCCGCTACACCTCCTATCCGACCGCCCCCCATTTCCATGGCGGCGTCGGGGCCGAGACCTATGGTCAATGGCTGGAAGCCCTGGAGCCGGGTTCGCCGGCCTCGCTGTATCTCCATGTCGCCTATTGCGCCGAGATGTGCTGGTTCTGCGGCTGCCATACCCGGGTGACCAAGCGCTATGATCCGGTCGCCGATTACCTCGACGCCCTGCTGAGCGAAAGCGCCATGGTGGCCAAGCGCCTGTCCGGGCCGCTGAAGGTCACCCATGTGCATTTCGGCGGCGGCACGCCCACCATCTTGACGGCCGATGATTTCGTCCGCACCATCGATACACTGCGCGCCGATTTCGGTCTGGCCGATGTCGCCGAGATCGCCGTGGAAATGGATCCGCGCACCGCGACCCTTGATTACGTCAAGGCGATGGCACGCGCCGGCGTCACCCGCGCCAGCATCGGCGTTCAGGACTTCAAGGATGACGTTCAGAAGGCGATCAACCGCATCCAGCCCATCGAACTGGTCGCCCAGGTGATCGACTGGCTGCGCGACAACGGCATCAGCGATATCAACATGGATCTGGTCTATGGCCTGCCCCATCAGACCACGTCGAGCGTCCTGCATACCATCGATCAGGCGATCGCCATGGCGCCGCGCCGGGTATCGCTGTTTGGCTATGCCCATGTGCCGTGGATGAAGAAGCACATGCGGCTGATCGACGAGGCCAGCCTGCCCGATGTGCCCGAGCGTTGGAGCCAGTATCTGGCGGCCACCGCCCACTTCCAGGCCTTGGGCTATGTCGCCGTCGGCCTGGATCACTTCGCCGCCCCCGATGACGAGATGGCCCGCGCGCTCAGCGAAGGCATCCTGCACCGCAATTTCCAAGGCTACACCACCGATACCGCCCCGGCGCTGATCGGCCTGGGCGCCTCGGGCATCGGCTATCTGCCCCAGGGCTATGTCGCCAATGAGGGCGAAATCGGCGCCTATAAGGAGCTGATCCGCGGTGGATCCTTCGCCACCAAGCGCGGCATCGCCGTCAGCACCGACGATATGGTCCGCCGCTCGGTCATCGAACGGCTGATGTGTGATCTGGCCGTCGATCTTGGCGCCGTCGCCCGCGAATACGGCCTGCCCGACGACACCTTCGCCACGGAACTCGCCGCCATGGACTCGCTGGAAGGCGACGGCGTGCTGGTGCGCGAGGGCGGGGTCGTTCACATCACCGAACTGGGCCGGCCGCTGGTGCGCGCCGTCTGCGCCAAATTCGACCGCTACCTGAAAATGGGCGAGCAGCGCCATTCCCGCGCCGTCTGA
- a CDS encoding response regulator produces the protein MTEEPATPGQGDLSLFNWSEERRLGVRLMDRDHQVVCHQAGLLAAGVDRGDGAAMAAGARFLQDYIPRMFEREDRLMANTNHPERGAHQDAHRQLLVGLMTRTSGPIETAASVLAAVETWIRGHIDAHDRPLARHVLEAAIDPFAATGGRRLLGSVQWDRLSVMVVDGQFAFRRTARDMLVALGVATVIEARDGVEALKQLPNHKIDALLVDLYMAPMDGVEFTHLMRNIADSPNPRALIILMTGAEVSQGLINRALDAGIHDLMKKPISQDALRARLERHLLAPLPFHEVGRYLLPVHPDRNATLLRRQAASLSR, from the coding sequence ATGACAGAGGAACCCGCCACTCCGGGACAGGGCGACCTCAGCCTATTTAACTGGTCGGAAGAGCGGCGCCTGGGCGTTCGCCTGATGGACCGCGATCATCAAGTGGTGTGCCATCAAGCCGGCCTGCTTGCCGCGGGCGTCGACCGCGGCGACGGCGCGGCGATGGCGGCGGGCGCGCGGTTTCTTCAGGATTACATCCCGCGCATGTTCGAGCGTGAGGATCGGCTGATGGCCAATACCAACCATCCCGAGCGTGGCGCCCATCAAGACGCGCACAGACAGTTGCTGGTTGGCCTGATGACGCGGACCAGCGGCCCGATCGAGACCGCTGCTTCGGTGCTGGCCGCCGTCGAGACCTGGATCCGCGGCCATATCGACGCCCACGACCGGCCGCTGGCCCGCCATGTTCTCGAGGCGGCGATCGATCCCTTCGCCGCGACGGGGGGGCGACGGCTGCTTGGCTCGGTTCAATGGGACCGTTTGTCGGTCATGGTCGTCGACGGTCAGTTCGCCTTCCGCCGCACGGCGCGCGACATGCTGGTCGCCTTGGGCGTGGCGACGGTGATCGAGGCCCGCGACGGCGTCGAGGCGCTGAAACAGCTCCCCAACCACAAGATCGACGCCCTGCTCGTCGATCTTTACATGGCGCCGATGGACGGGGTGGAGTTTACCCATTTGATGCGCAACATCGCCGACAGCCCCAATCCCCGCGCCCTGATCATCCTGATGACCGGGGCCGAGGTGTCCCAGGGGCTGATCAACCGGGCGCTCGATGCCGGCATCCATGATCTTATGAAAAAGCCGATCAGCCAGGACGCCCTGCGCGCCCGCTTGGAGCGCCACCTGCTCGCCCCTTTGCCCTTCCACGAGGTCGGCCGCTACCTGCTGCCCGTCCACCCCGACCGCAACGCCACCTTGCTGCGCCGGCAGGCCGCCAGCCTAAGCCGTTAG